A genomic segment from Nitratiruptor sp. YY08-10 encodes:
- a CDS encoding ABC transporter permease, protein MKARVILAYMRKEFTELARSKLIYLVYLVPTMILLLFGYGIRLEVTHARVLLLDNDTSKLSIHLISKFEHSKYFTPTISHISEQKALRLMKQAKIDAIIIIPSSFEKRLLHGQKSEIGIFIDGSFPMRALTIQSYIEGTILQAAQDFGAKRGLNLKILINQRTLFNQAMRDEDAIVPGLIGLVLLVAPALLSTLLIVKEKEKGTIFNFYASPLSKSEFLAAKLIPVFLLHSITIFLLFLLALYIFEVPFRGNFLLFWIASEVYVLISLSIGLLISIITKRQIVAVVLTVIVTVIPGFLYSGILMPISSMKAESYIEAHLFPVMYYNHIVYDTFLIGQSFHSQKNIFYLGILVGFFLFYFLIGLSLLKKEMR, encoded by the coding sequence ATGAAAGCAAGAGTCATTTTAGCCTATATGCGCAAAGAGTTTACCGAACTTGCGCGATCAAAGCTCATCTATCTAGTGTATCTGGTCCCAACAATGATTTTACTTCTTTTTGGCTATGGAATACGGCTTGAAGTAACCCATGCAAGAGTACTTTTACTTGACAATGATACAAGCAAACTCTCAATTCATCTTATAAGCAAGTTTGAACACTCAAAATATTTTACTCCAACTATCTCTCATATAAGCGAACAAAAAGCTCTGCGCCTTATGAAACAAGCAAAAATCGATGCCATCATCATTATTCCAAGCTCCTTTGAAAAGCGCCTTTTACACGGGCAAAAAAGTGAAATTGGTATCTTCATAGACGGTTCCTTTCCTATGCGAGCACTCACTATTCAAAGCTACATAGAAGGCACGATTTTACAAGCAGCTCAAGATTTTGGCGCAAAAAGGGGATTAAACCTAAAAATTTTAATCAACCAAAGAACACTTTTTAATCAGGCTATGCGAGATGAGGATGCAATAGTCCCAGGACTCATAGGACTTGTTTTGCTTGTTGCTCCGGCACTGCTTTCAACGCTTTTGATTGTCAAGGAAAAGGAAAAAGGAACGATTTTCAATTTCTACGCTTCACCTCTTTCAAAATCTGAATTTTTGGCAGCAAAATTGATACCTGTCTTTCTTTTGCACTCCATCACCATCTTTTTGCTTTTTCTTTTGGCGCTTTATATTTTTGAAGTACCCTTTCGAGGAAATTTTTTGCTTTTTTGGATAGCAAGTGAAGTTTATGTGCTTATTAGTCTCTCCATTGGGCTTTTAATATCCATCATCACCAAAAGACAGATCGTTGCAGTGGTGCTTACCGTCATTGTTACTGTGATCCCCGGATTTTTATACTCTGGAATCTTGATGCCAATTTCGTCCATGAAAGCAGAGTCTTACATAGAAGCCCATCTTTTTCCTGTAATGTACTACAACCATATCGTATACGATACCTTTTTGATCGGTCAGAGCTTTCATTCACAAAAAAATATTTTCTATTTAGGGATTTTAGTGGGATTTTTCCTGTTTTATTTTCTCATTGGTTTGTCTCTTTTAAAAAAGGAGATGCGATGA
- a CDS encoding MFS transporter, with translation MNKNSNIQSSRSNVHKIDKNVVVLGWVSFFTDMATAMINPILPIFVVVILHEGVDKLGIIVAVATFVSYALRLLSGYISDRYGIVKPLVVSGYALSALSKPLIGFSHSYKSVAALKGLERLGKALRSAPKDLLIASYSKKRAAGKTFGFHKTLDIAGELTGTLIAFFVLWNLGENEHIFRSIFLFTIIPGLIGFILVAFFVKDIPKKPKKERFTLTVKDKKVMGVLLFYFWFVFFMWSDAFFAIKAKSVGIAVMLIPLLFAVSTGTQTLTSYLLGIWIDRVGSIKVMSFGYLNAILALIMLWMKNPLFIWFAYALLGLFSVSTLNAIRTYIATKSDNKGSVYGVFYAGVALFGALGAYVCGTIWHSFGMEAAISFSLAGTTLLFLLFLGKMYARS, from the coding sequence ATGAATAAAAATTCAAATATCCAATCTTCAAGGTCCAATGTCCACAAAATAGACAAAAATGTTGTGGTTCTTGGCTGGGTCAGTTTTTTTACTGATATGGCTACAGCTATGATCAATCCCATTTTACCAATTTTTGTAGTAGTAATCCTTCATGAGGGAGTAGACAAGCTTGGCATTATCGTAGCAGTCGCTACTTTTGTCTCTTATGCTCTGCGGCTTCTTTCAGGCTATATCTCGGATCGATACGGCATCGTCAAACCTTTGGTTGTGAGCGGATATGCACTGTCTGCCTTAAGCAAACCTCTTATCGGATTTTCTCACTCCTACAAAAGTGTAGCGGCTCTAAAAGGACTAGAGCGCCTTGGAAAAGCGCTAAGAAGTGCGCCAAAAGATCTGTTGATAGCAAGTTACAGCAAAAAAAGAGCTGCCGGAAAGACCTTTGGTTTTCATAAAACATTGGATATTGCCGGAGAGCTAACAGGCACGCTTATTGCCTTTTTTGTGCTTTGGAATTTGGGAGAAAATGAACATATTTTTAGATCCATCTTTCTCTTTACCATCATTCCGGGGCTCATCGGTTTTATTTTAGTGGCATTTTTTGTCAAAGATATTCCTAAAAAGCCTAAAAAAGAACGATTTACTCTTACTGTAAAAGACAAAAAGGTCATGGGGGTTTTGCTCTTTTACTTTTGGTTTGTCTTTTTTATGTGGAGTGATGCCTTTTTTGCAATAAAGGCAAAAAGCGTAGGAATTGCGGTGATGCTTATTCCTTTACTTTTTGCCGTCTCAACAGGCACGCAGACGCTCACAAGCTATCTACTGGGTATTTGGATAGACAGAGTTGGATCGATAAAGGTAATGAGCTTTGGTTACCTAAACGCCATACTTGCTTTGATAATGCTATGGATGAAAAATCCTCTTTTTATCTGGTTTGCTTATGCTCTTTTGGGACTCTTTAGCGTTTCAACACTCAATGCCATTCGAACCTATATCGCAACAAAGAGTGATAACAAAGGCTCTGTTTATGGAGTCTTTTACGCCGGTGTGGCACTTTTTGGCGCATTGGGAGCGTATGTGTGTGGAACAATTTGGCACTCTTTTGGAATGGAAGCAGCAATCAGTTTTTCTTTGGCTGGAACGACTCTGCTTTTTTTGCTCTTTTTAGGAAAAATGTATGCTAGAAGTTAA
- a CDS encoding HlyD family secretion protein, which translates to MKIVQKYWIGFFALALFVIASALIYIKLHPKELPPNLIEGVGRFDGDLVNLNTKYPGRVQKIFFDDGDRIKKGDVVAVLGSIEYEKQKEALQKQIEAKQKELRAKENEFAVEKTKIPNILQKAKSAYEAKQKVLQELLSAISSQKEVVAQDRRDFLRIQDLYRKKLLQKHKLEEITLKYKTDKNRLKALLAKKDQLQEAIAIARRDVEDAKAAQRSLQAIEDGIEALKKAIAALQAQKAQIEAVINELTIKSSLDGYVVEKIANAGEVLGAGMPVATLIDPKTLYLKIYVDTISNGKIKLHDKAVIFLDAYPNKPIPAEVVRIAQKAEFTPKEVAVRSDRIQRVYAVHLKPIKPNPLLKLGLPAIGVISLDGKGLPKSLDEIPQI; encoded by the coding sequence ATGAAAATAGTACAAAAATATTGGATCGGCTTTTTTGCATTGGCTCTTTTTGTCATTGCTTCAGCGCTTATCTATATCAAACTCCACCCAAAAGAGCTTCCGCCAAACCTTATTGAAGGAGTTGGAAGATTTGACGGGGACCTTGTCAATCTCAACACCAAATATCCGGGACGAGTGCAAAAGATATTTTTTGATGATGGTGATAGAATAAAAAAAGGAGATGTTGTAGCTGTTTTAGGCAGCATTGAGTATGAAAAACAAAAAGAAGCACTCCAAAAGCAGATAGAAGCCAAACAAAAAGAGCTGAGAGCAAAAGAGAATGAGTTTGCCGTTGAGAAGACGAAAATTCCCAATATACTGCAAAAGGCTAAATCTGCATATGAAGCAAAACAAAAAGTTCTTCAAGAACTATTAAGCGCCATTTCGTCCCAAAAAGAGGTGGTGGCACAAGATAGACGGGATTTCCTTCGTATTCAAGATCTCTATCGTAAAAAACTGCTCCAAAAACATAAACTTGAAGAGATTACTTTAAAATACAAAACGGATAAAAACCGCCTAAAAGCACTTTTGGCCAAAAAGGATCAGCTCCAAGAAGCGATTGCCATTGCCAGACGGGATGTGGAAGATGCAAAAGCGGCGCAAAGGAGTCTACAGGCCATTGAGGATGGAATCGAGGCGTTGAAAAAGGCGATCGCTGCTTTGCAGGCGCAAAAGGCGCAGATTGAAGCAGTTATAAATGAGCTTACCATCAAAAGCTCCCTTGATGGATATGTAGTCGAAAAAATAGCAAATGCCGGTGAAGTGTTGGGTGCTGGAATGCCGGTAGCCACCCTTATCGATCCAAAAACGCTCTATCTAAAAATCTATGTGGATACAATCTCCAATGGCAAAATAAAACTGCACGATAAAGCAGTGATTTTTTTGGACGCCTATCCCAACAAACCGATTCCGGCTGAGGTAGTGAGAATTGCGCAAAAAGCGGAATTTACCCCAAAAGAGGTAGCTGTACGAAGTGATCGAATCCAAAGGGTCTATGCTGTACATCTAAAACCAATCAAGCCAAATCCTTTGTTAAAACTTGGGCTTCCTGCCATTGGCGTGATCTCTTTGGATGGCAAAGGTTTGCCAAAGAGTCTTGATGAAATACCGCAGATTTAG
- a CDS encoding ABC transporter permease yields the protein MIRFLAATFIKEIVTFLRSPLLVLAVLYFFTLDVYIAGAGIAVKPRNVTIGYVDYTGGRVSQKILSHFHAPEFKKPKPFLDEEHLKKAIFNKEIMVGIIFDRTFAVNYAQGKKATINVLLDSTAAAQSFITLSYLQNIILEFQKLPLPLKLKTHKLFNQNADTHMFISLAELLSVITLLSVILTAMVFVKEKEDGTWDLMLLMPVDAKITILAKSLSQVIIILIGTLISVGFVILGAFHTPINGSFWAFVLLSFFYILSSAGIGLFIAAVAKDTMQVAQLAILIMMPIIFLSGAWTPIYAMHPILQKLSLLSPLRYYIEGSESIFFRGTAFTDLWPYFAGVILLGILTFWYGYKKIGRLF from the coding sequence ATGATACGCTTCCTTGCAGCTACATTTATCAAAGAGATTGTAACCTTTTTACGCTCTCCTTTACTAGTACTTGCTGTACTTTACTTTTTTACTCTTGATGTGTACATTGCAGGAGCTGGAATTGCGGTCAAACCTAGAAATGTAACGATTGGGTATGTCGATTATACCGGCGGAAGAGTAAGTCAAAAGATTCTTTCTCATTTCCATGCTCCGGAATTTAAAAAGCCAAAACCTTTTTTGGATGAAGAGCATCTAAAAAAAGCAATTTTTAATAAAGAGATAATGGTTGGAATTATTTTTGACAGAACATTTGCAGTAAACTATGCGCAAGGCAAAAAAGCCACGATCAACGTTCTTCTTGACTCCACAGCCGCTGCGCAAAGTTTCATTACGCTGAGCTATCTACAAAATATTATCCTTGAGTTTCAAAAACTGCCTTTACCGCTAAAACTCAAAACCCATAAACTCTTCAATCAAAATGCCGATACCCATATGTTCATCTCTTTGGCTGAGCTTCTATCAGTCATCACGCTGCTGAGCGTGATTCTTACAGCAATGGTCTTTGTAAAGGAAAAAGAGGATGGAACATGGGATTTGATGCTTTTGATGCCAGTTGATGCAAAAATCACTATTTTGGCAAAAAGTCTCTCCCAAGTGATTATCATCCTTATAGGGACATTAATATCTGTCGGATTTGTGATTTTAGGAGCTTTTCATACACCTATTAATGGCTCTTTTTGGGCTTTTGTACTGCTAAGCTTTTTTTATATTCTTAGCAGTGCCGGTATTGGGCTTTTTATTGCAGCCGTAGCCAAAGATACGATGCAAGTAGCACAGCTTGCCATTTTAATCATGATGCCAATAATCTTTTTAAGCGGTGCTTGGACGCCAATTTATGCAATGCATCCGATTTTACAAAAACTCTCACTGCTCTCTCCACTTCGCTACTATATAGAAGGAAGCGAGAGTATCTTTTTTCGAGGCACTGCATTTACAGATCTTTGGCCCTATTTTGCCGGGGTTATTCTTTTGGGTATACTAACTTTTTGGTATGGTTATAAAAAAATTGGAAGGTTGTTTTAA
- a CDS encoding patatin-like phospholipase family protein, with the protein MKKIALVLGSGGARGYAHIGAIEELQKHFEIIAISGASMGALIGGLWAAGKLDEYKKWVLGLSAFEVMKLLDFSFDKRGLVGGERVMKKLRQILGDIKIEELPVTYTAVATDLNKNREVWFQKGDLLEAIRASISIPSFFTPIEQDEMLLVDGGVLNPLPVAPTMATPADLTIAISLLGEEKDIKIKVPKKVEQKESELEGLVNEAIEKARSLFADRQKEYHLFDIMDMTIETMQKTLLNYRIGGYPPDILIEIPQNIGGTLDFHKAYEIIEIGRKKAKEVLKDIA; encoded by the coding sequence ATGAAAAAGATAGCCTTGGTACTTGGAAGCGGAGGTGCAAGAGGATATGCCCATATAGGAGCTATCGAAGAACTACAAAAGCATTTTGAAATCATAGCTATCAGCGGGGCATCTATGGGTGCACTTATTGGAGGTCTTTGGGCTGCTGGGAAACTGGATGAATATAAAAAGTGGGTTTTGGGACTGAGCGCATTTGAAGTGATGAAACTGCTCGATTTTTCCTTTGACAAGCGAGGGCTTGTTGGAGGAGAAAGGGTTATGAAAAAGCTTCGTCAAATTTTGGGAGATATCAAAATCGAAGAACTTCCTGTCACTTATACGGCCGTAGCCACAGATTTGAATAAAAATAGAGAAGTCTGGTTTCAAAAGGGCGATCTTTTGGAAGCCATCAGAGCTTCTATTTCGATTCCATCCTTTTTTACTCCCATAGAACAAGATGAAATGCTGTTGGTCGACGGCGGAGTCCTCAATCCTCTACCCGTAGCTCCTACAATGGCTACACCGGCTGATTTGACCATCGCCATATCGCTTCTTGGGGAAGAAAAAGATATAAAAATAAAGGTTCCCAAAAAAGTCGAGCAAAAAGAGTCTGAACTTGAAGGTTTGGTAAATGAGGCAATAGAAAAAGCTCGCTCACTCTTTGCAGATCGACAAAAAGAGTATCATCTTTTCGATATTATGGATATGACCATAGAGACAATGCAAAAAACGCTGCTCAATTACCGCATAGGCGGATATCCTCCCGATATTTTAATAGAGATTCCACAGAATATAGGAGGAACACTCGATTTTCATAAAGCATATGAGATTATAGAGATAGGTCGAAAAAAAGCAAAAGAGGTTTTAAAGGATATTGCATGA
- a CDS encoding ATP-binding cassette domain-containing protein, which translates to MLEVNNVTVRYKNRIGIQNASLQANKGEIVGFIGADGAGKSSLMHAIAGVISFEGAIRFEDTTYHSPKEAEPVKKDIGLMPQGLGLVLYDTLSVGEHLDFFADIRALKKDTKFYEYRQKLLEMAGLSEFCDRLAGNLSGGMRQKLSLICTLLHKPKLLLLDEPTTGVDPLSRLELWEILDNIRKEEGTIALVSTAYMQEAERMDRVLLFEEGQIIARGKAKELIDSIKNYVYEETECEKECFTLHGTTYSLKPLSTPHKEAKLEDIFFVSALKAGKIPPKIEIEERSKKIDLPQIVMEAKGLTKRFGSFIADDHIDMVLKRGEILGLLGANGAGKTTFIKMLLGLYPIDEGELILLGKPIKSGKDRQELKSKIGYVSQRFALYKDMTVRENLIYFANMHKLPPLKALKKINKYAKELGFEEFLDDFPNSLPLGVNQRFSVAAALLHEPVVLFLDEPTSGVDAIARAQFWELLKLLKRKWGISILITTHYMSEAEFCDRVVLLKRGKKIVDETVQNLHAKHPDAKSFKDIFLYYYRTNQ; encoded by the coding sequence ATGCTAGAAGTTAACAATGTAACGGTGCGCTATAAAAATCGCATAGGCATCCAAAACGCTAGTCTTCAAGCCAACAAAGGAGAGATTGTAGGATTTATCGGAGCAGATGGTGCCGGAAAAAGCTCATTGATGCATGCGATTGCCGGAGTCATCTCCTTTGAAGGAGCAATTCGCTTTGAAGATACAACCTACCACTCCCCAAAAGAAGCGGAACCAGTGAAAAAGGATATAGGCTTAATGCCTCAAGGCCTGGGACTGGTTTTGTATGATACATTAAGTGTTGGAGAGCATCTGGATTTTTTTGCAGATATTAGAGCCTTAAAAAAAGATACAAAGTTTTATGAATATCGCCAAAAACTCCTTGAAATGGCTGGACTTTCTGAGTTTTGTGACCGGCTTGCTGGCAATTTAAGTGGCGGAATGCGCCAAAAACTCTCCCTTATCTGCACTCTTTTGCATAAACCAAAGCTTTTACTGCTTGATGAGCCAACTACTGGTGTCGATCCTCTGAGCCGACTGGAGCTCTGGGAGATACTCGATAATATTCGCAAAGAAGAAGGTACAATTGCCCTTGTAAGTACTGCCTATATGCAAGAAGCTGAGCGTATGGACAGAGTACTTTTATTTGAAGAGGGGCAAATTATTGCCAGAGGCAAAGCAAAAGAGCTTATAGATTCGATAAAAAATTATGTCTATGAAGAGACAGAGTGTGAAAAGGAGTGTTTCACTCTTCATGGTACAACCTACTCCCTTAAACCGCTGAGCACTCCTCATAAAGAGGCAAAGCTGGAAGACATCTTTTTTGTCAGTGCCCTCAAAGCTGGCAAGATACCACCAAAAATCGAAATTGAAGAGCGATCAAAAAAAATCGATCTCCCCCAAATCGTGATGGAAGCCAAAGGTCTTACCAAGAGATTTGGCTCCTTTATAGCAGACGATCATATCGATATGGTGTTGAAAAGAGGAGAGATTTTAGGACTTTTGGGAGCCAATGGAGCCGGAAAAACCACTTTTATCAAAATGCTTTTGGGACTCTATCCAATCGATGAGGGGGAGTTGATTTTGCTTGGCAAACCGATAAAAAGTGGTAAAGACAGGCAAGAGCTGAAATCGAAAATCGGCTATGTCTCTCAAAGATTTGCTCTGTATAAAGATATGACGGTGCGAGAAAACCTCATCTATTTTGCCAATATGCATAAACTTCCTCCCCTGAAAGCTCTTAAAAAGATCAATAAATATGCAAAAGAGCTTGGATTTGAGGAGTTTTTAGATGATTTTCCAAATTCACTTCCACTTGGAGTGAACCAGCGCTTCTCTGTAGCAGCAGCACTGCTCCATGAGCCGGTGGTTCTCTTTTTGGACGAACCGACAAGCGGAGTGGATGCGATTGCCAGGGCTCAGTTTTGGGAGCTTTTGAAACTATTGAAACGAAAATGGGGAATCTCTATCTTGATAACCACCCACTACATGAGTGAAGCTGAATTTTGCGATAGAGTTGTGCTTTTAAAACGGGGGAAAAAGATTGTCGATGAGACCGTTCAAAACCTGCATGCAAAACACCCTGATGCAAAAAGTTTTAAAGATATTTTTCTTTACTATTACAGGACAAACCAATGA
- a CDS encoding HlyD family secretion protein yields the protein MSKKIGSIIIILLVIVFGWFGFDYLHFRKINAVSDAAFIKSDELVMLGFKVGGKVIQMNKNEHDIVKKGELLAVIDDKDFLKAKQKLQNKKNALQKKIEALQLKKKRLQKNLVLQSKIATQEIVALQKEIEAKKAQLAAFGAKLKKIQKDEKRFKTLLQKRLIAKDRYERVQTQKVAMQKELQAMQKGIAALLIKRKELKERAKIAKNQEKSIFELKKEIESLQKEKDALKSAIDEIELKISYTKLYAPFDGVVAKKFFDAPKVIKKGSPVYAITNPKKLYCEVLLSEKKMHGVKPGNSVKIEVDAIPDRVYTGVVESIAPTSAATFSLVPRDIASGEFTKLDQRFKVRIKLDNIEGLRAGMGATVAIERR from the coding sequence ATGAGCAAGAAAATTGGCTCAATTATTATCATTTTGCTTGTTATTGTTTTTGGTTGGTTTGGATTTGATTATCTGCATTTTAGAAAAATCAATGCTGTCAGTGATGCAGCGTTTATCAAAAGTGATGAACTTGTGATGCTTGGTTTTAAAGTTGGTGGAAAAGTCATACAAATGAATAAAAATGAGCACGATATAGTTAAAAAAGGTGAACTTTTAGCTGTAATTGATGATAAGGACTTTTTAAAAGCAAAGCAGAAGCTTCAAAATAAAAAGAATGCTTTACAAAAAAAGATAGAGGCGTTGCAACTAAAGAAAAAAAGGCTTCAAAAAAATCTTGTTTTACAAAGCAAGATTGCTACTCAAGAAATTGTAGCTTTGCAAAAAGAGATTGAAGCCAAAAAAGCACAGTTGGCAGCATTTGGTGCAAAGCTAAAAAAGATACAAAAAGATGAAAAGCGCTTTAAAACTCTCCTTCAAAAAAGACTCATTGCAAAAGATCGCTATGAAAGAGTCCAGACGCAAAAAGTAGCGATGCAAAAAGAGCTTCAAGCGATGCAAAAAGGGATAGCTGCTCTTTTAATAAAACGAAAAGAGTTAAAAGAGAGAGCCAAAATAGCAAAAAATCAAGAAAAATCTATTTTTGAGCTAAAAAAAGAGATTGAATCGCTTCAAAAAGAAAAAGATGCTTTAAAAAGTGCAATTGATGAGATAGAGCTAAAAATATCTTACACAAAACTCTATGCTCCTTTTGATGGAGTAGTTGCCAAAAAGTTTTTCGACGCACCAAAGGTGATTAAAAAAGGTAGCCCCGTTTATGCCATAACAAATCCGAAGAAGCTCTACTGTGAAGTGTTGCTCTCAGAAAAAAAGATGCACGGGGTAAAACCGGGAAACAGCGTAAAAATTGAGGTAGATGCAATTCCTGATAGAGTTTACACTGGAGTGGTGGAGTCTATCGCACCGACATCTGCAGCCACTTTTAGCCTCGTACCTCGCGATATAGCAAGCGGAGAATTCACTAAGCTCGACCAGCGCTTCAAAGTGCGCATAAAGTTGGATAATATCGAAGGACTTCGTGCAGGTATGGGCGCCACTGTGGCAATCGAGAGGAGATAG
- a CDS encoding TetR/AcrR family transcriptional regulator: MKELIKQKIVETKKEILLEAVSNLFEQQGFANLKMQDIAKYLGISVGALYKIFASKEDLLLAYIEFEIQKFYRMLRNQTKNINDPFFCLQHYVNLKFEVFRQKRRAIEDPLMGDPLFFLKMGKKQYMLIEPIHKLLASWFERLHTKHPLKEKNFLKIAYLFNSYTNGYVEYWIVQGDELDPKQVVELFLQGVQQ, from the coding sequence ATGAAAGAGCTCATAAAACAGAAAATTGTAGAGACAAAAAAAGAGATCCTACTTGAAGCGGTTTCAAATCTTTTTGAGCAACAGGGATTTGCAAATCTTAAAATGCAAGATATAGCCAAGTATCTTGGTATATCCGTAGGGGCTCTCTATAAGATTTTTGCTTCAAAAGAGGATCTTCTATTAGCCTATATAGAGTTCGAGATACAAAAATTTTATAGGATGCTACGAAACCAGACAAAGAACATAAACGACCCCTTTTTTTGTCTCCAACACTATGTCAATCTTAAATTTGAAGTTTTCAGACAAAAAAGAAGAGCAATAGAAGATCCCTTGATGGGAGATCCTCTCTTCTTTTTGAAAATGGGTAAAAAACAGTATATGCTGATAGAACCTATTCACAAACTCCTTGCTTCATGGTTTGAAAGACTCCATACAAAGCATCCTTTGAAAGAGAAGAATTTTTTAAAAATTGCATATCTGTTTAACTCCTATACCAATGGTTATGTGGAATATTGGATTGTTCAAGGAGACGAACTTGACCCAAAACAGGTTGTAGAACTTTTTTTACAGGGTGTGCAACAATGA
- a CDS encoding DHA2 family efflux MFS transporter permease subunit encodes MAIPAEDAILDEGKKPWNITSAERAIYSVIVMAGAFMAILDTTVVDVIVPKLTGPLATDLYGVQWIITSYMIAAAIGLLITEWLIKNFGSKKIFLAGVALFTVASFACGISNALEEMILFRVLQGVGEAFIMVTSHIMIFSYFPPHQKGLAMGIFALGVSFAPSLGPTIGGYLTEFYNWRMVFFINVPVGILLFISGAIFLPKEKLFEKLRFNFVSFILLSFATVSLLIMLSKGQQYGWFSSSLIGLLLVCTIIGFLLYALSEINSKYQLIDFSLFKNFDFFNGMMIYFFILGFSMYQYFYLLPVYYERIKMLPTLNAGIAVFAFAVFIGIFSPIAGILSDKIGAKKAVAIAAFFYVVTSIILLPKLNYYTPMHQAMLLTIPFGIGMGLFFAPVTVMVLQSAPQNKGELAIVLMDYFRFVGGSFGTALATNNMEYFKNMHFLRMNELQNYEYVHNFLHNIQNLLGMSWNQVKIIFGNYEEFMSFNYGFYNTFMHAGYWGILGVLFVVLLFIKIPKGNR; translated from the coding sequence ATGGCAATACCAGCTGAAGATGCCATCTTGGATGAGGGAAAAAAGCCCTGGAATATAACTTCCGCAGAACGCGCCATATACTCTGTTATTGTTATGGCAGGTGCTTTTATGGCAATATTAGATACGACTGTAGTAGATGTCATAGTTCCCAAACTTACCGGTCCTCTTGCTACTGATCTGTATGGTGTGCAATGGATCATCACAAGCTACATGATAGCTGCTGCAATTGGCTTACTTATTACTGAGTGGCTTATCAAAAATTTTGGCTCCAAAAAGATCTTTTTGGCAGGCGTGGCTCTCTTTACAGTTGCTTCCTTTGCTTGCGGTATCTCCAATGCACTTGAAGAGATGATTCTTTTTCGGGTATTGCAAGGAGTTGGCGAAGCCTTTATTATGGTAACAAGCCATATTATGATCTTTAGCTATTTTCCGCCGCATCAAAAGGGCTTGGCGATGGGGATTTTTGCTCTTGGAGTCAGTTTTGCACCATCGTTGGGTCCTACGATTGGTGGGTATTTGACAGAATTTTATAATTGGAGGATGGTCTTTTTTATCAATGTGCCGGTAGGTATTTTGCTCTTCATCTCAGGAGCTATCTTTTTGCCAAAAGAGAAGCTTTTTGAAAAACTAAGATTTAATTTTGTTAGTTTTATTCTGCTGAGCTTTGCTACGGTTTCTTTGCTAATAATGCTTTCAAAAGGGCAGCAGTACGGATGGTTTAGCAGCTCTTTGATAGGTTTGCTTCTTGTATGTACGATTATTGGATTTTTGCTCTATGCATTGAGTGAAATCAATTCAAAATATCAGCTTATCGATTTTTCGCTCTTTAAAAATTTTGACTTTTTTAATGGAATGATGATCTACTTTTTTATTCTTGGCTTTTCGATGTATCAATATTTTTATTTGCTACCTGTTTACTATGAGCGCATCAAAATGCTTCCTACACTAAACGCCGGAATTGCCGTTTTTGCCTTTGCGGTGTTTATCGGGATCTTTTCGCCAATTGCCGGGATTTTGTCCGACAAAATTGGGGCAAAAAAGGCGGTTGCCATTGCGGCATTTTTTTATGTTGTAACTTCCATCATTCTTTTGCCAAAGCTCAACTACTATACGCCAATGCATCAAGCAATGCTTCTAACAATTCCTTTTGGTATAGGAATGGGGCTCTTTTTTGCACCGGTTACGGTTATGGTGCTTCAAAGTGCGCCCCAAAACAAAGGGGAGCTTGCCATAGTGCTCATGGACTATTTTCGTTTTGTAGGCGGAAGCTTTGGCACGGCTTTGGCTACAAACAATATGGAGTATTTTAAAAATATGCACTTTTTGCGGATGAATGAACTGCAAAATTATGAGTATGTTCACAATTTTCTTCACAATATACAAAATCTGCTTGGTATGAGTTGGAATCAAGTCAAAATCATTTTTGGAAATTATGAAGAGTTTATGAGCTTTAACTATGGATTTTACAATACCTTTATGCACGCAGGATACTGGGGTATACTTGGGGTACTTTTTGTGGTGTTGCTGTTTATTAAAATACCAAAGGGGAATAGATGA